From one Bacteroidales bacterium genomic stretch:
- a CDS encoding glucoamylase family protein, translating to MLRKYFLLIYLCISLLSSAQECEYTYSFFANSAMPGDHFYTHVSFRDGSSVKNNDGRIPVSEAFFHTPENALELHYQDAVGGSWTASVFYPARRGMDNFKQPVYLSFWIFSASEDLLEKDLPQVQLMYSDSSLSEVFQIPMVKGGTWQRVLVPVNHFREFDASHPGKTIGLVFSHTCTGTGGTHALFVDDVEFLQEREDRIFSSVPVIVAAKGYAMHVDIAWEKVADPVVHLVKIYRSEDGNIYEPAGIQRPFIDRFADFTGVSGKKYSYMITFLNDNYEESGFSLPAIASTLHLTDDELMTMVQEASFRYYWEGAEPLSGMARENIPGRQDMIATGASGFGIKALLVGTQRDFITREQAVARFEQILDFLEKAETFHGAFPHFIDGPTGKAVPFFGKRDNGADLVETSFLIQGLLAARQYFTGGNDREKLIREKITRIWQQVEWDWFRRYPDGDYLFWHWSPDREWVINHRLIGWNETMVTYLLAIASPAHPIPAEMYYKGWASQEITAQQYRSGWGQSLDGSMYTNGNTYYGIKLDVGVNNGGPLFFTHYSYMGYDPHFITDLHVNYFINNQNIATINYRYCLDNPKGYKGYGEDGWGLTASDGPYDYSADEPVLWQDHGKLTPTGAVSSFPYTPEESMKALKNYYFNYGHFLWGEYGFRDAFNLTNNWCSEIYMGLNQAPMTVMIENYRTGLIWKLFMQNREIREGLRRLEKEGTE from the coding sequence ATGCTCAGGAAATATTTTCTCTTGATTTATCTCTGTATCTCGCTCCTGTCCAGCGCACAGGAATGCGAATACACCTACAGCTTCTTTGCAAACAGCGCCATGCCAGGGGATCATTTCTACACCCATGTTTCCTTCAGAGATGGCTCATCGGTAAAAAACAACGATGGAAGGATCCCTGTGAGTGAGGCGTTCTTCCATACCCCGGAGAATGCACTTGAATTGCACTATCAGGATGCTGTCGGCGGGAGCTGGACAGCATCCGTTTTTTATCCTGCCAGAAGAGGAATGGATAACTTTAAACAACCTGTATATTTATCTTTCTGGATCTTCAGCGCCTCTGAAGACCTGCTGGAGAAAGATCTCCCGCAGGTTCAGCTTATGTACAGTGACAGCAGTTTGTCGGAGGTTTTCCAGATTCCAATGGTTAAAGGTGGTACATGGCAGCGGGTACTGGTCCCTGTGAACCATTTCAGGGAATTCGATGCCAGCCATCCTGGTAAGACAATTGGCCTGGTGTTTTCCCATACCTGCACTGGTACCGGCGGAACTCACGCGCTTTTTGTGGATGATGTTGAATTCCTGCAAGAGAGGGAAGACAGGATCTTTTCTTCTGTTCCGGTCATTGTTGCGGCAAAGGGTTATGCCATGCATGTGGATATTGCCTGGGAGAAGGTCGCCGACCCGGTTGTCCACCTGGTAAAGATATACCGGTCGGAAGATGGGAACATCTATGAGCCAGCAGGCATCCAGCGGCCCTTCATTGACCGTTTTGCTGACTTTACAGGTGTGTCAGGAAAAAAGTATTCTTACATGATCACATTCCTGAACGACAATTATGAGGAAAGCGGATTTTCCTTGCCGGCCATCGCTTCGACGCTCCATCTGACGGATGACGAACTTATGACGATGGTCCAGGAAGCTTCATTCAGGTATTACTGGGAAGGGGCAGAGCCTCTCAGTGGAATGGCAAGGGAAAATATCCCGGGCAGGCAAGATATGATCGCAACGGGAGCATCTGGTTTTGGTATCAAGGCGCTCCTGGTAGGCACCCAAAGAGATTTCATCACACGGGAACAGGCTGTGGCCCGTTTTGAACAAATCCTGGACTTTCTTGAAAAAGCAGAGACCTTTCATGGGGCTTTCCCTCATTTTATAGATGGACCGACAGGTAAAGCCGTGCCTTTTTTTGGCAAAAGGGATAATGGTGCCGACCTGGTCGAGACCTCTTTTCTGATCCAGGGATTGCTGGCTGCCAGGCAGTATTTTACAGGAGGAAATGACCGGGAGAAGCTGATCAGGGAAAAGATCACACGCATCTGGCAACAGGTTGAATGGGACTGGTTCAGGCGCTATCCCGACGGCGACTATCTCTTCTGGCACTGGTCTCCTGACAGGGAGTGGGTAATCAATCACCGGCTGATCGGCTGGAACGAAACGATGGTAACCTATTTGCTAGCCATCGCTTCTCCCGCACATCCGATACCTGCAGAAATGTACTATAAAGGGTGGGCCAGCCAGGAAATCACAGCTCAGCAATACCGGAGCGGGTGGGGCCAGAGCCTTGATGGATCCATGTACACAAATGGCAATACGTACTATGGGATCAAACTGGATGTGGGTGTGAACAATGGCGGTCCGCTGTTTTTTACGCATTATTCGTACATGGGCTATGATCCCCATTTCATTACTGATCTGCACGTAAATTATTTTATCAATAATCAAAATATTGCAACGATCAATTACCGTTATTGCTTAGATAATCCCAAAGGATATAAAGGCTATGGGGAGGATGGCTGGGGGCTGACGGCCAGCGATGGTCCGTATGATTATTCTGCAGATGAGCCAGTACTCTGGCAGGATCATGGTAAATTGACCCCAACGGGTGCTGTCAGTTCTTTTCCCTATACACCTGAGGAATCAATGAAGGCGTTAAAGAATTATTATTTCAATTACGGCCATTTTCTCTGGGGGGAATACGGATTCAGGGATGCATTCAACCTGACTAACAACTGGTGCTCAGAGATTTACATGGGCCTGAACCAGGCTCCCATGACGGTCATGATCGAAAACTACCGCACGGGATTGATCTGGAAGCTTTTTATGCAGAATCGGGAAATCCGGGAAGGGTTAAGGAGACTGGAGAAAGAGGGGACAGAGTGA
- the tnpA gene encoding IS200/IS605 family transposase — MKPGTYTQLYVHLVFAARNRDAALTVDIRGRIFEYISGIISTMDHKPIIVNGMADHVHILIGLNPSISISDTVHGIKRNSSLFINKEKLCNGKFAWQEGYGAFSYSRSQLEKVYAYIQNQEKHHDKSTFKTEYIQFLKNYSIEFNERYLFDFW, encoded by the coding sequence ATGAAACCAGGAACATACACCCAGTTATACGTTCATCTGGTTTTTGCAGCCAGAAATCGTGATGCTGCACTAACCGTGGACATCAGAGGCAGAATATTCGAGTACATTAGTGGAATTATCTCCACAATGGATCACAAACCAATCATTGTCAATGGTATGGCCGATCATGTACACATCCTGATAGGATTAAATCCATCAATTTCAATCTCTGATACCGTGCATGGCATTAAAAGAAACTCTTCTCTGTTCATTAACAAAGAAAAACTATGCAATGGAAAATTTGCCTGGCAGGAAGGATATGGAGCGTTTTCCTACAGCAGATCTCAGTTGGAAAAGGTCTACGCATATATTCAAAACCAGGAAAAGCATCATGACAAATCAACATTCAAAACGGAGTATATTCAATTCCTTAAGAATTATTCCATCGAATTTAATGAACGCTATTTGTTTGATTTTTGGTAG
- a CDS encoding DUF3795 domain-containing protein — MKKLISCCGLNCAACDAYIATMANDDELRQKTAEKWRVEYNAEGINPEMINCTGCREPGVKIPHCETCEIRVCARSKGFQTCAECDQLTTCSIVGIVHKFTPEALENLKSLN; from the coding sequence ATGAAAAAACTGATCTCCTGTTGCGGCCTGAATTGTGCCGCGTGTGACGCGTACATTGCCACCATGGCCAATGATGATGAACTGCGCCAAAAAACTGCTGAAAAATGGAGGGTGGAATACAACGCAGAGGGCATTAACCCTGAAATGATCAATTGTACCGGCTGCAGGGAACCCGGTGTGAAAATTCCGCATTGCGAAACATGCGAAATAAGGGTATGTGCCAGGTCCAAAGGCTTTCAGACCTGTGCTGAATGTGATCAGCTTACAACGTGCTCTATCGTTGGCATTGTCCACAAATTTACACCTGAAGCACTGGAGAATCTGAAATCACTGAATTGA
- a CDS encoding GDSL-type esterase/lipase family protein yields the protein MLKKRTALATLLIFGYFMGNAQDMEYPFAADILNFKETDQVHPPPMHAILFVGSSSFTLWQDVQDYFPEFNIINRGFGGSTLSDLVHYAADIIFPYSPRQVVVYCGENDLASSDTISPKTVAIRFISLFNMIRLKLPDATITYISMKPSPSRWHLSNKFLEANQFIHEFIDLQPNASFVNIWGAMLNDEYYPDSALFLEDMLHMNANGYRLWQTAIRPALIN from the coding sequence ATGTTAAAAAAAAGAACAGCTCTGGCCACTCTCCTGATTTTTGGGTATTTCATGGGAAATGCCCAGGATATGGAGTATCCTTTTGCAGCCGACATCCTTAATTTTAAGGAAACGGACCAGGTACATCCGCCACCGATGCATGCCATCCTGTTTGTAGGAAGTTCTTCCTTCACGCTCTGGCAGGATGTGCAGGACTACTTCCCTGAATTTAACATTATTAACCGGGGATTTGGCGGATCAACCCTTTCTGATCTGGTTCATTATGCCGCTGACATTATCTTTCCCTATTCACCAAGGCAGGTTGTCGTTTACTGTGGTGAGAACGACCTTGCTTCCAGCGACACCATTTCTCCCAAAACAGTTGCTATCAGGTTTATTAGCCTTTTCAACATGATCCGGTTGAAACTCCCGGATGCAACGATCACCTATATCTCCATGAAACCCAGTCCGAGTCGCTGGCACCTTTCCAACAAATTTTTGGAAGCAAATCAATTTATTCATGAATTTATTGATTTACAACCGAATGCGAGTTTTGTGAATATCTGGGGTGCTATGCTGAACGACGAATACTATCCGGATTCTGCACTTTTTCTGGAGGACATGTTACATATGAATGCAAATGGTTATAGGCTATGGCAAACAGCAATTCGACCCGCGTTGATCAACTAA
- a CDS encoding family 43 glycosylhydrolase codes for MKRTGLCFTLCLFLLIPVSMTAQQKTYCNPVNIDYGYTPIPNISDWGRHRTTADPVIVRYQNDYFLFSTNQWGYWWSSDLVKWNFIPRKFLRPWNEGYDELCAPAAGIIGDTMLVFGSTYTSGFTIWMSTNPKTDDWRPLVDSFAIGGWDPAFFTDDDGRFYMYNGSSNQYPIYGVELDRRTLQPLTARREMYILEPWRYGWQRFGEHMDNTFLDPFIEGAWMTKHNGKYYLQYGAPGTEFSGYADGVLVGDAPLGPFEPQSMPFSFKPGGFARAAGHGSTFQDNWGNYWHVSTIAISVKNNFERRIGLWPAGFDSDGVMYCNTAFGDYPAYLPSGEEDHLQGRFTGWMLLNYQKPVTVSSTYGKYEANFAVDEDIKTYWSAASSNDGEWIQSDLGSLSTVYAIQINYADQDAEFIGKSRNVFHRYVIFESEDGKRWNLIVDKSKNKTDVPHDYIELKKPVKTRYIKMINIQMPTGKFAISGLRIFGHGQGSKPEAVGEFLVLRTKKDRRSAWLKWSPGFNAYAYNIYMGTEPDKLYNCILVHGVNEYWLKTMDAEKTYYFTIEAINENGISNRYPVIKSE; via the coding sequence ATGAAAAGAACCGGACTCTGCTTCACCCTGTGTTTATTTCTTCTTATCCCTGTAAGTATGACCGCCCAGCAAAAAACCTATTGCAATCCGGTGAACATCGACTACGGTTACACTCCCATACCAAACATTTCAGATTGGGGACGGCACCGTACCACAGCCGATCCGGTCATCGTTCGTTATCAGAATGATTATTTCTTATTTTCCACTAACCAATGGGGATACTGGTGGAGCAGTGATCTGGTCAAATGGAACTTCATCCCCCGGAAATTCCTGCGGCCGTGGAACGAAGGATACGACGAGCTCTGCGCCCCGGCTGCAGGGATCATCGGAGATACCATGCTGGTGTTCGGATCCACCTACACCAGCGGATTTACGATCTGGATGAGCACCAACCCAAAGACCGATGACTGGCGCCCACTGGTGGATTCCTTTGCTATTGGTGGCTGGGATCCTGCATTCTTTACTGATGACGACGGCCGGTTCTATATGTACAACGGAAGCAGCAACCAGTACCCCATTTATGGTGTTGAACTGGACCGCAGGACTCTGCAGCCCCTGACAGCAAGGAGGGAGATGTACATCCTCGAACCCTGGCGGTACGGCTGGCAGCGTTTTGGCGAGCACATGGACAATACCTTCCTCGATCCGTTCATCGAAGGAGCCTGGATGACCAAACATAACGGGAAATATTATCTCCAGTATGGCGCCCCGGGGACAGAGTTCAGCGGTTATGCCGATGGAGTGCTGGTGGGTGATGCACCTCTCGGCCCTTTTGAGCCCCAATCAATGCCCTTCAGCTTCAAACCCGGTGGATTTGCACGCGCGGCAGGTCACGGTTCCACTTTCCAGGACAACTGGGGGAACTACTGGCACGTTTCGACCATCGCCATTTCCGTCAAGAACAACTTTGAACGCCGGATCGGCCTCTGGCCTGCAGGATTCGATTCAGATGGCGTGATGTATTGCAATACGGCCTTTGGCGATTACCCGGCCTATCTGCCGTCGGGGGAGGAAGATCATTTACAGGGCCGCTTCACGGGCTGGATGCTTCTCAATTACCAGAAACCAGTCACCGTTTCTTCAACCTATGGGAAGTATGAAGCCAATTTCGCCGTGGATGAAGATATCAAAACCTACTGGTCTGCTGCGAGCAGCAACGACGGCGAATGGATCCAGTCGGACCTTGGCTCACTCTCAACCGTGTACGCCATCCAGATCAATTATGCCGACCAGGACGCTGAATTTATTGGCAAATCCAGAAATGTGTTTCACCGGTATGTCATCTTTGAGTCGGAAGATGGAAAAAGGTGGAATCTGATCGTTGATAAAAGCAAGAATAAAACCGATGTGCCCCACGATTACATTGAACTGAAAAAGCCTGTCAAAACCCGTTATATAAAAATGATCAACATCCAGATGCCCACGGGAAAATTTGCCATCAGCGGATTACGTATCTTTGGCCACGGCCAGGGATCCAAGCCGGAAGCTGTCGGGGAATTCCTGGTGCTCAGGACAAAAAAGGACAGACGCAGTGCCTGGCTGAAATGGAGCCCCGGGTTCAACGCCTATGCATACAATATCTATATGGGCACTGAACCTGATAAATTGTACAATTGCATTTTGGTTCACGGTGTCAACGAGTACTGGCTCAAGACCATGGATGCTGAAAAAACATATTATTTTACGATCGAAGCTATCAATGAGAATGGAATAAGCAACCGGTACCCGGTGATCAAATCGGAGTGA
- a CDS encoding NAD(P)-dependent alcohol dehydrogenase, translating to MEKMKAVVYNKKARPDKLVYGDVDKPVPGENEVLIKIHSVSLNAADYRSMKMGIIPKRRIFGADIAGRVESVGQNISLFKPGDEVMGDLANYGFGGLAEYATVPGIALIIKPGTVSFDEAAAIPMAALTALQALRDKSGIKKGHYVLIVGSGGGVGTFAIQLAKFYKAEVTGVCSSKNVQQTLSLGADHVIDYTKENFTKSSKRYDLILGINGNYPLLAYRKMLSPGGTYVMIGGSLSQIFKSLLFGRLFSLGSKQMKSLMAKANRNDLAFLGGLLENGIIKPVIGQRYPLEKASEAMDYLRKGHAKGKVVIQLKSP from the coding sequence ATGGAAAAAATGAAAGCAGTCGTATATAACAAAAAAGCCCGTCCTGATAAACTGGTCTATGGAGATGTGGATAAACCGGTGCCCGGAGAAAATGAGGTCCTGATAAAAATACATTCTGTCTCACTGAACGCTGCAGATTATCGTTCGATGAAAATGGGGATCATTCCAAAAAGGAGAATATTTGGAGCAGATATCGCCGGACGAGTCGAATCCGTTGGTCAAAACATCTCTTTGTTCAAACCTGGGGATGAAGTCATGGGGGATCTGGCTAATTATGGCTTCGGAGGGCTGGCAGAATATGCCACAGTTCCTGGAATAGCTTTGATAATCAAGCCCGGGACGGTTTCTTTTGATGAAGCAGCTGCGATACCAATGGCAGCTCTGACCGCTCTTCAGGCGCTGCGCGATAAAAGTGGCATCAAGAAAGGACATTATGTGCTCATTGTCGGAAGTGGAGGGGGTGTCGGAACATTTGCAATTCAGCTGGCCAAATTTTATAAAGCGGAAGTAACCGGTGTGTGCAGTTCAAAGAATGTTCAACAAACATTATCCCTGGGTGCCGATCATGTGATTGATTACACCAAAGAGAACTTCACAAAAAGCAGTAAGCGATACGATCTCATTCTGGGAATTAACGGAAATTACCCGTTACTGGCCTACCGGAAAATGTTGTCTCCGGGTGGGACCTACGTCATGATCGGCGGCTCGTTGTCACAGATCTTCAAATCGCTTCTCTTTGGCCGGTTATTTTCTTTAGGATCAAAGCAAATGAAGTCCTTAATGGCCAAAGCAAACCGTAATGATCTGGCATTTCTGGGAGGGCTTCTGGAAAATGGTATCATCAAACCCGTAATTGGCCAGCGGTATCCACTTGAAAAGGCTTCAGAGGCTATGGATTACCTACGCAAGGGACACGCGAAAGGGAAAGTGGTGATCCAATTAAAATCTCCGTAA
- a CDS encoding carbohydrate-binding protein produces MNKLTSYGILIALLLSFIPTGSSAQGFLHAGGKYIYDGNGNAVILRGVGTGNWLLNEGYMMKTADFAGTHTQFRTKLTQTIGEQNTAIYYETWLDNHFTRRDVDSMKVWGFNSVRVAMHYKWLTLPIEEEPVAGQDTWLEDGFVRIDSLLAWCSDNEMYLILDLHGAPGGQGQDRNISDYDPDFPSLWESAENRRKTVALWQKLAERYAGEPWIGGYDLINEPNWDLPNGTLLRQTYVSITNAIREVDQDHMIIIEGNWFANDYTGLTPPWDDNMVCSFHKYWNYNTQESIQWMLTIRNTHQVPVWLGETGENSNSWFTDLIRLAEQNRIGWSMWPVKKAGINNVLMVPESNPYNNLISYWQTGMPPMTPEQAFYAVLDWADNHRIENCTVQRDVIDAMLRQPHSNSTIPFKTHTIENPVNVVDYDLGKCSYAYWDADTANYRLNTNVFTNWNEGWSYRNDGVDIERCFDTYPGGNGYDVGWTQDKEWMQYTILSDSAAAYQVLFRSASTYDPGIVHFEVNGTDVCQQHLLPLTGGWQAWASSIVEQVIIPAGENKLKFYFDKGGSNVSLFQFLNPVPVSAVPFEFISGKTNATGTAITLTLNKPVSSISNVDHGFVVLVNENQSEIDTMAIHPENLHQLVIQLQDKIRYGQTISVSYAGNSVISDEQLLQHFSNKPVFNDLPSRFILPALIQAEDFDVNVGFQLEDCSDIDGGQNIGYANNGDYLDYNITVPAAREYSFRFRVASLYSNGSISVRLGDGNTFTALKTIFFKGTGGWQSWTTQEYSMDLPAGDYTLRLYSLSGEYNINWFDINLLEGINDIPQLKHFRIFPNPNDGQFVVEAEFKENTPVTIAMYNFLGNQLLNYRIGKTISFSQRINYLGNKPGIYFLNVTTEMGQLTRKVVIR; encoded by the coding sequence ATGAATAAATTGACATCCTACGGCATTTTAATTGCCCTTCTGTTATCATTTATCCCGACAGGATCCTCTGCCCAGGGCTTCCTGCATGCCGGCGGAAAATACATTTACGATGGCAACGGGAATGCAGTGATCTTAAGAGGGGTCGGGACAGGAAACTGGCTCCTTAATGAAGGCTATATGATGAAAACGGCCGATTTTGCCGGTACGCATACGCAGTTCCGCACGAAGCTGACCCAGACAATCGGAGAACAAAATACTGCGATCTATTATGAGACCTGGCTTGACAATCATTTCACGCGGAGAGATGTCGATTCCATGAAAGTATGGGGATTTAACAGCGTAAGGGTGGCCATGCACTACAAATGGTTAACGCTGCCCATTGAGGAAGAACCGGTTGCAGGACAGGACACCTGGCTCGAGGATGGATTTGTCCGGATCGACAGCCTGCTTGCCTGGTGCAGCGATAACGAGATGTATCTGATCCTGGACCTTCATGGCGCTCCGGGAGGACAGGGGCAGGACAGGAACATCTCCGATTATGATCCTGATTTTCCCTCATTGTGGGAAAGTGCCGAAAACCGGCGGAAAACTGTGGCTTTATGGCAAAAACTAGCCGAACGGTACGCCGGAGAGCCCTGGATCGGCGGATACGACCTGATCAACGAACCGAACTGGGATCTGCCCAACGGCACGCTACTGAGACAGACCTATGTGAGCATTACAAATGCCATCCGGGAAGTTGACCAGGACCATATGATCATCATCGAAGGGAACTGGTTCGCCAATGATTATACAGGATTGACCCCTCCCTGGGACGATAACATGGTCTGCAGCTTTCATAAATACTGGAACTACAACACACAGGAATCCATCCAATGGATGCTCACAATACGCAATACGCATCAGGTGCCCGTCTGGCTGGGTGAAACTGGTGAGAACTCCAATTCCTGGTTTACGGACCTGATACGACTCGCGGAACAAAACAGGATAGGCTGGTCCATGTGGCCGGTAAAAAAAGCCGGGATCAACAATGTCCTGATGGTACCCGAAAGCAATCCCTATAACAACCTGATCTCATACTGGCAGACCGGGATGCCTCCCATGACACCTGAACAGGCATTCTACGCCGTGCTGGATTGGGCCGACAATCATCGCATCGAAAACTGCACCGTGCAGCGCGACGTGATCGATGCCATGCTGCGGCAGCCTCACAGCAACTCCACCATCCCATTTAAAACACATACCATTGAGAACCCGGTCAACGTGGTGGACTATGACCTGGGTAAATGCTCGTACGCCTACTGGGATGCGGATACGGCAAACTATCGCCTGAATACAAATGTTTTCACAAACTGGAACGAGGGGTGGTCTTACCGCAATGACGGAGTGGATATCGAACGATGTTTCGACACTTATCCCGGAGGAAACGGCTATGATGTCGGATGGACCCAGGATAAGGAATGGATGCAGTATACGATCCTGAGCGACAGCGCTGCTGCCTACCAGGTGCTGTTCAGATCCGCCTCTACATATGATCCAGGAATCGTCCATTTTGAGGTCAACGGAACCGATGTCTGTCAACAGCACCTGCTTCCCCTGACGGGCGGGTGGCAGGCATGGGCATCGTCAATTGTTGAACAGGTTATCATTCCGGCTGGTGAGAACAAATTAAAATTTTATTTTGACAAAGGTGGTTCCAATGTAAGCCTTTTCCAGTTCCTCAACCCGGTTCCTGTCAGTGCTGTCCCCTTTGAATTCATTTCAGGGAAGACAAATGCTACCGGAACAGCTATTACCCTGACGCTCAATAAGCCGGTGTCATCCATCAGTAATGTTGATCACGGATTTGTGGTTCTCGTGAATGAAAACCAATCTGAGATCGATACGATGGCCATTCATCCTGAAAACCTTCATCAGTTGGTAATCCAGCTTCAAGATAAAATAAGGTACGGACAGACGATCTCTGTTTCCTATGCCGGGAATTCAGTGATCAGTGATGAACAGCTATTGCAGCATTTTTCCAATAAGCCTGTTTTCAATGACTTGCCCAGTCGTTTCATTCTGCCGGCCTTGATACAGGCAGAAGATTTCGATGTGAACGTTGGTTTCCAGCTGGAAGACTGCTCTGACATTGACGGAGGTCAGAACATTGGGTATGCCAACAACGGGGACTACCTGGACTACAATATTACCGTGCCGGCGGCCCGTGAATATTCTTTCAGGTTCCGTGTAGCCTCGCTTTACTCGAATGGTAGCATTTCCGTGCGACTAGGAGACGGAAATACATTCACGGCCCTAAAAACGATATTCTTCAAGGGCACGGGGGGCTGGCAGTCCTGGACAACCCAGGAATACTCCATGGATCTGCCCGCGGGGGACTATACGCTCAGGTTGTATTCCCTGTCAGGCGAATACAATATCAACTGGTTCGACATCAACCTGCTGGAAGGGATAAATGACATTCCCCAGCTGAAACATTTCAGGATCTTTCCCAATCCCAATGATGGTCAATTCGTAGTCGAGGCAGAGTTCAAGGAAAACACTCCCGTAACCATTGCCATGTACAATTTTCTTGGAAACCAGCTGCTGAATTACCGCATCGGTAAAACCATATCATTCAGTCAGCGGATCAATTATCTGGGTAATAAACCCGGAATATACTTTCTGAATGTAACCACAGAAATGGGGCAATTAACAAGAAAAGTCGTCATACGCTGA